A stretch of DNA from Yoonia sp. BS5-3:
TTCTACCCGATGATTGCGGGGGATGATCTTTGGATTGGCAGCGGTCATAATCTGCGCGGTATCGGGTGATTTGCGCTGTTCCCATCGTTCCTGCCATGCAGCAAATGCCACGCGATCCGTAAACTGATCCTGCGCGGCGGAGCTATTCAGATTAGCAAAAGTATTTGTGAAATCGGCACCATCCTGGGCCATCAGACCCAGCAGATCACCGATCAATGCGCGATCCTCGTGGGTTGGATGTTCAATCCCAATTTTCGCGGCAAATACAGATAGCCAAGCCTGCTCAAACATATCGGGCATCTGGTTGATCGTGGCGGTGAAGGCTTCGATGGCCTGATCTTGGTCGGGCATCAGCGGGACCAACGCCGTTGCGAATTGGGCCATGTTCCACGTGCCGATTGCGGGCTGGTTTGCATAGGCATAGCGGCCCTGCTGGTCGATGGCGCTGAAAACTGTATGCGGATGGTACACATCCATAAAGGCGCAGGGCCCGTAATCAATGGTCTCGCCAGCGACCGAGACATTGTCGGTATTCATCACCCCATGAATGAATCCAACGCCCATCCATTGGGCGATCAGCGAAGCATAGCGTGCGATGACCTGATCCAGCAAATCGGCGGGGCCTTTTGCCTGCGGATAGTGACGGGCAATCACGTGATCGGTGAGGGCTTTGAGCGCCACGATATCGCCGCGCGCTGCGAAATATTGAAATGTACCAACGCGGATATGGCTTTGGGCGACACGGGTGATGATCGCGCCTGGCAGGATTTCTTCGCGCAGGACCGGCTCACCGGTGGTGACGGCGGCCAGGGCCCGGGTTGTGGGGATGCCAAGGGCATGCATGGCCTCGCTGACCAGATATTCACGCATCACCGGGCCCAGCCAGGCACGGCCATCGCCATTGCGTGAATAAGGTGTCGGGCCGGATCCTTTCAGCTGAATATCACGGCGCAGACCGTCATTGCCGACCACCTCGCCGAGCAGGATGGCGCGGCCATCGCCCAATTGCGGGTTCCAGTGACCAAATTGATGACCGGCATAGACCTGGGCCAAGGGGTCAGCCCCGTCTGGAATGGCATTGCCAGCAAAATAGCGCAGCGCTGTGGGGGCGTTCAGATCATCTGGATCGATCCCCAACATTTGGGCAAGGTCAGGGTTCGTTGCGATGATCTTTGGATCTTTGACGGGCGTGGGCGGCAGGGCCGTATACATCTGTGACGGCAGGTCTTTATAGCTGTTGTCAAAGGGGATGTGCATCAGAGCCGGGCCAGCCGCTCTGCCAGCAAACCGTAAAACCCTTCAGCATCAATATCCCGCATAAACATCGCATTGGCGGGGCGATCCGTCACGCGCCACCAATCAGCAACGGTCATTCCGACAGTCAGAGGCGAGGTCGTTTCAATCTCAACATTGATATGACGTCCCTGAAAAAGCGTGGGCGCAATCAAATAGGCGATTGTACACGGATCATGCAGCGGGGCGCCCTCTGATCCGTATTTTTCCA
This window harbors:
- a CDS encoding protein adenylyltransferase SelO family protein, with the protein product MHIPFDNSYKDLPSQMYTALPPTPVKDPKIIATNPDLAQMLGIDPDDLNAPTALRYFAGNAIPDGADPLAQVYAGHQFGHWNPQLGDGRAILLGEVVGNDGLRRDIQLKGSGPTPYSRNGDGRAWLGPVMREYLVSEAMHALGIPTTRALAAVTTGEPVLREEILPGAIITRVAQSHIRVGTFQYFAARGDIVALKALTDHVIARHYPQAKGPADLLDQVIARYASLIAQWMGVGFIHGVMNTDNVSVAGETIDYGPCAFMDVYHPHTVFSAIDQQGRYAYANQPAIGTWNMAQFATALVPLMPDQDQAIEAFTATINQMPDMFEQAWLSVFAAKIGIEHPTHEDRALIGDLLGLMAQDGADFTNTFANLNSSAAQDQFTDRVAFAAWQERWEQRKSPDTAQIMTAANPKIIPRNHRVEEIITAGRDGDFAPFEAMLDAVSHPFAALTDDTAPYARPPRDDERVTRTFCGT